A single region of the Chryseobacterium sp. 6424 genome encodes:
- the katG gene encoding catalase/peroxidase HPI, whose translation MHSENEKNDTANNSTGGKCPVIHGGLTGTANAVTEWWPNALNLDILSQHDTKTNPLGEDFDYKAAFNSLDLEAVKNDIRILLTDSQDWWPADWGNYVGMFVRTAWHLAGSYRVMEGRGGGNTGNQRFAPLNSWPDNVNTDKGRRLLWPIKKKYGNKISWGDLIILAGTVAYEEVGLKTFGFAGGRKDIWHPEKDVYWGAEKEWLAATENRYDSDENRESLENPLAAVQMGLIYVNPEGVDGNPNPLRTAQDMKVTFRRMGMNNEETVALTAGGHTIGKAHGNGDASVLGGDPEEADVTEQGLGWHNPKGTGNAGNTVVSGIEGAWTTTPTRWDNEFLTLLFKYDWALTKSPAGAHQWEPINIAEEDMPVDAHNPSVKRNPMMTDADMALKVDPEYRAISERFLADPDYFSEVFARAWFKLTHRDLGPKSRYLGPDVPAEDLIWQDPIPEVDYTLSEADVAELKQLLLNSGLSRSELITTAWDSARTYRGSDYRGGANGARIRLMPQRNWVANEPEKLHKVLTKLDEIQAAFTKKVSIADLIVLGGTAAVEQAAQLAGVIIKIPFAPGRGDALQEQTDIESFEYLEPLYDGFRNFTKAQYAVKPEELLLDRAQLMGLTAPEMTVLIGGMRVLGTNFGGAKHGVFTDKEGVLTNDFFVNLTDMANRWIPAAENLYHIVDRQTGAVKWTATRVDLVFGSNSILRSYAEVYAQDDNKEKFVKDFVKAWTKVMNADRYDLL comes from the coding sequence ATTCACAGTGAAAACGAAAAAAATGATACCGCTAACAATTCTACAGGCGGAAAATGCCCCGTAATTCATGGTGGACTTACCGGCACAGCAAATGCCGTAACCGAATGGTGGCCGAATGCACTAAACCTAGATATCCTTTCGCAGCACGATACGAAAACCAATCCACTGGGAGAAGATTTTGATTACAAGGCAGCCTTCAATAGTCTTGATCTCGAAGCTGTGAAGAATGACATCAGAATTCTGCTCACCGATAGCCAGGACTGGTGGCCTGCAGACTGGGGAAATTATGTCGGCATGTTTGTACGCACCGCCTGGCATCTCGCCGGCAGCTACCGCGTAATGGAAGGCCGTGGCGGTGGCAATACCGGTAACCAACGTTTTGCGCCGCTGAACTCTTGGCCCGACAATGTGAATACCGATAAAGGACGCCGATTGCTATGGCCCATTAAAAAGAAATACGGAAACAAAATCTCCTGGGGAGACCTCATCATTCTCGCCGGCACTGTAGCTTATGAAGAAGTGGGACTAAAGACTTTCGGCTTTGCCGGTGGTAGGAAAGACATCTGGCATCCCGAGAAAGATGTATATTGGGGCGCTGAAAAAGAATGGCTTGCCGCTACCGAAAACCGCTATGACAGCGATGAGAACCGCGAAAGCCTTGAAAACCCACTGGCGGCGGTACAGATGGGCCTTATTTATGTGAACCCGGAAGGGGTGGATGGCAACCCAAATCCGCTGAGAACCGCACAGGATATGAAAGTCACCTTCAGAAGAATGGGTATGAATAACGAAGAAACCGTAGCCCTTACCGCAGGCGGACATACGATAGGGAAAGCACATGGGAACGGTGATGCCTCTGTCTTAGGCGGTGATCCTGAAGAGGCTGATGTTACAGAACAGGGCTTGGGATGGCACAACCCTAAAGGTACCGGTAATGCAGGAAATACCGTAGTTTCCGGAATTGAAGGTGCCTGGACAACAACACCAACCCGTTGGGACAACGAATTCCTGACACTGCTCTTTAAATATGACTGGGCGCTTACCAAGTCACCAGCCGGGGCGCACCAGTGGGAACCCATCAACATCGCCGAAGAAGACATGCCTGTAGATGCACATAACCCCAGCGTGAAGCGAAACCCAATGATGACCGATGCGGATATGGCGCTGAAAGTAGATCCGGAATATCGTGCCATTTCTGAAAGATTTCTGGCGGATCCCGACTATTTCTCTGAAGTTTTCGCTAGAGCGTGGTTTAAACTGACACACCGCGATCTTGGCCCGAAATCCAGATACCTGGGACCTGATGTCCCCGCAGAAGATTTGATCTGGCAAGACCCAATTCCTGAGGTTGATTATACGCTCTCTGAAGCAGATGTGGCCGAACTGAAACAATTGTTACTCAACAGCGGGCTTAGCCGTAGTGAATTGATTACTACTGCATGGGATTCCGCGAGGACTTACAGGGGATCAGATTATCGGGGAGGAGCCAACGGTGCACGCATCAGACTGATGCCGCAGCGCAATTGGGTTGCAAATGAGCCGGAAAAACTTCATAAAGTCCTTACAAAACTCGATGAAATACAGGCTGCTTTCACTAAAAAAGTGTCCATCGCCGACCTGATCGTCCTAGGGGGTACGGCCGCGGTAGAGCAGGCTGCACAGTTAGCCGGTGTAATCATCAAAATACCATTCGCACCTGGCAGGGGAGACGCGCTACAGGAACAGACGGACATTGAATCATTTGAATATCTGGAACCCCTATATGACGGCTTCAGAAACTTTACCAAAGCACAGTATGCGGTAAAACCTGAAGAATTATTGCTCGACCGCGCACAGCTGATGGGGCTTACCGCACCGGAAATGACAGTCTTGATTGGTGGTATGCGGGTTCTGGGCACTAATTTCGGTGGTGCGAAACATGGGGTATTCACTGATAAAGAAGGGGTATTGACCAATGATTTCTTTGTAAACCTCACCGATATGGCTAACCGATGGATACCAGCGGCCGAAAACTTATACCACATTGTCGACCGCCAAACCGGTGCTGTAAAGTGGACTGCCACCAGAGTTGATTTGGTATTCGGTTCTAATTCCATACTGCGGTCTTATGCTGAAGTGTATGCACAGGATGACAACAAAGAAAAATTTGTAAAAGATTTTGTAAAAGCATGGACCAAAGTCATGAACGCTGACCGTTACGATTTGCTTTAA
- a CDS encoding DUF4142 domain-containing protein: MKKSVLTLMCVATLMACKKNETTSTESNTDSSAMEMPADTMMTTDSATVSASEGTTNLSDQDKMFADDAAKGGMMEVMLGQLAAQNGANSRVKAFGDMMVKDHTKANDELKSWATGAGYTLPANADAAQQKMHDDLKNKKGAEFDRAYMDMMVQHHTETIEKFRKQNTGGSDQTLTQWAGKTLPTLEAHLTQAKEIQTAVK; the protein is encoded by the coding sequence ATGAAAAAATCAGTTTTGACACTTATGTGCGTGGCTACGCTGATGGCCTGTAAGAAAAACGAAACCACGAGTACTGAAAGTAACACCGACAGTTCTGCCATGGAAATGCCGGCCGATACGATGATGACTACAGATTCCGCTACTGTCAGTGCTTCTGAGGGAACCACCAACCTTAGCGACCAAGACAAGATGTTTGCTGATGATGCGGCTAAAGGCGGTATGATGGAAGTGATGCTGGGGCAGTTAGCTGCACAGAATGGCGCAAACAGCCGTGTAAAAGCATTCGGTGATATGATGGTAAAAGACCATACAAAAGCCAATGACGAACTGAAAAGTTGGGCAACTGGAGCCGGATATACACTTCCTGCCAATGCTGATGCCGCACAGCAGAAAATGCATGACGACCTGAAGAACAAAAAAGGAGCCGAGTTCGATCGCGCTTATATGGATATGATGGTACAGCACCACACCGAAACTATTGAGAAATTCCGTAAGCAAAACACAGGTGGCAGCGACCAAACCCTTACCCAATGGGCAGGCAAAACACTCCCAACGCTTGAAGCACATCTTACACAGGCAAAAGAAATACAGACTGCTGTAAAATAA